From the genome of Muricauda sp. SCSIO 64092, one region includes:
- a CDS encoding UDP-glucose dehydrogenase family protein: MNLTVIGTGYVGLVSGTCFAEMGNKVTCIDIDAAKIEKLKNGVIPIYEPGLEPMVKSNVDRKTLLFSTELKANLNKCDVAFIAVGTPMGEDGSADLKYVLQVAKEIGEHMSHPLIVVDKSTVPVGTADKVRDAIQQQLDKRNVEIDFDVVSNPEFLKEGDAISDFMKPDRVVIGTDNPNAEEKMKSLYAPFFRSNIGRLICMDIRSAEMTKYVANAMLATKISFMNEVANICELVGADVNKVRIGIGSDSRIGYSFIYPGSGYGGSCFPKDVKALKKTAQENGYKANLIGAVEDVNDKQKLVIAQKVIKRFGKNLEGKTFALWGLSFKPGTDDMREAPAIYICKELIKKGAKIQAYDPKAMDEAKHFYLKDLEGMSYFDSKYETLKDADAMILLTEWKEFRSPDFEELKQQLKQPIIFDGRNQYDDSLMEQLGFEYFQIGKK, encoded by the coding sequence ATGAATTTAACTGTAATTGGTACTGGTTATGTAGGTCTCGTTAGCGGGACGTGTTTCGCCGAAATGGGTAATAAGGTAACTTGTATTGATATTGACGCCGCCAAAATTGAAAAATTAAAGAACGGTGTCATTCCTATCTATGAACCTGGATTGGAACCCATGGTAAAGAGCAATGTAGACAGAAAAACCTTGCTCTTCAGCACCGAACTAAAAGCAAACCTAAATAAATGTGATGTTGCCTTTATAGCTGTTGGAACCCCAATGGGAGAAGATGGTTCAGCCGATTTAAAGTATGTACTTCAAGTAGCGAAGGAAATTGGTGAGCATATGAGCCATCCCCTTATTGTTGTCGATAAGTCAACAGTTCCCGTAGGGACAGCGGACAAGGTTAGGGATGCCATACAGCAACAACTGGATAAGAGGAATGTAGAAATCGATTTTGATGTGGTTTCAAATCCCGAGTTTTTAAAAGAAGGGGATGCTATCTCCGATTTTATGAAACCCGATAGAGTGGTGATAGGGACCGATAACCCCAATGCCGAGGAAAAAATGAAATCCCTGTACGCACCATTTTTTAGAAGCAATATCGGCAGACTCATCTGCATGGATATCCGCTCTGCTGAAATGACCAAATATGTGGCCAATGCCATGTTGGCCACAAAAATCTCCTTTATGAACGAAGTTGCCAATATATGTGAGTTGGTTGGGGCAGACGTAAACAAAGTTAGAATTGGTATTGGATCCGATAGTAGAATTGGATATAGTTTTATTTACCCTGGAAGCGGTTATGGCGGATCTTGTTTTCCAAAAGATGTAAAAGCCTTAAAGAAGACCGCACAAGAAAACGGATATAAGGCGAATTTGATCGGGGCCGTTGAAGATGTAAATGACAAACAAAAACTGGTTATTGCCCAAAAGGTCATTAAACGATTTGGCAAGAATTTGGAAGGAAAAACATTTGCCCTTTGGGGACTTTCATTCAAACCGGGAACGGACGATATGAGGGAAGCGCCAGCCATATACATCTGCAAGGAATTGATTAAAAAAGGGGCCAAAATACAGGCTTATGATCCAAAAGCCATGGATGAAGCAAAACACTTTTATTTAAAAGATTTGGAAGGCATGTCCTATTTCGATTCCAAGTATGAGACCTTAAAGGATGCGGACGCCATGATTTTGTTGACCGAATGGAAAGAATTTAGGTCACCTGACTTTGAAGAGTTAAAACAACAGTTGAAACAGCCCATTATTTTTGATGGGAGAAACCAATATGACGATAGTTTAATGGAACAACTGGGCTTTGAGTACTTCCAAATTGGGAAAAAATAA